Proteins from a single region of Chryseobacterium sp. W4I1:
- the thiS gene encoding sulfur carrier protein ThiS: protein MEITINHTTKTFEVLPDNLEALMAVEIPEKKKGIAVAVNNRIIPMSAWAETILKDKDSVLIITATQGG, encoded by the coding sequence ATGGAAATTACAATCAACCACACAACGAAAACATTTGAAGTACTTCCTGATAATCTGGAAGCACTCATGGCTGTAGAGATCCCTGAAAAGAAAAAGGGCATCGCTGTAGCGGTCAACAACCGTATTATTCCAATGTCCGCCTGGGCAGAAACAATCCTAAAAGACAAAGATTCAGTTTTAATTATTACGGCCACTCAGGGCGGATAA
- a CDS encoding RluA family pseudouridine synthase: MKEQIVYEDNHLLVVNKKVGQLVQGDKTGDESLLDTIKNFIKIRDAKPGNVFLGLVHRIDRPTSGLVIYAKTSKALSRLTQMVKNREVKKTYWAVVGKEMIPQSQRLVHYLKKNEKNNKAIVFPKVTEGAKEAILTYHVIKTLDNYLLLEIDLETGRHHQIRAQLSKTGIPIKGDLKYGAPRSNPDGGINLHARKLEFIHPVTKEKIDIIAPVPQNDAIWRACEE, encoded by the coding sequence ATGAAGGAGCAAATTGTATATGAAGACAACCATCTTTTGGTTGTTAATAAGAAAGTAGGGCAACTTGTTCAGGGAGATAAAACCGGCGACGAATCCTTACTGGATACCATTAAGAATTTTATAAAAATAAGAGATGCTAAGCCGGGAAATGTTTTTCTCGGTTTGGTTCATCGTATAGACCGCCCGACATCGGGCTTGGTTATTTATGCCAAAACTTCCAAAGCTCTTTCCCGTCTCACCCAGATGGTGAAAAACAGGGAAGTAAAGAAAACCTACTGGGCTGTTGTTGGGAAAGAAATGATTCCTCAAAGCCAGAGATTAGTTCATTATTTAAAGAAAAATGAAAAGAACAATAAAGCGATTGTCTTTCCAAAAGTAACGGAGGGAGCAAAAGAAGCCATTCTTACGTATCATGTAATAAAGACTTTAGATAATTATTTGCTTCTTGAAATTGATCTTGAAACCGGAAGACATCATCAGATCCGGGCGCAGCTTTCCAAAACAGGAATTCCGATTAAAGGAGATCTGAAATATGGAGCACCTCGTTCGAATCCGGATGGAGGCATCAATCTTCATGCAAGAAAACTGGAGTTTATTCACCCGGTCACCAAAGAAAAAATAGACATCATAGCTCCTGTTCCTCAGAATGATGCCATCTGGAGGGCTTGTGAAGAATAA
- the panB gene encoding 3-methyl-2-oxobutanoate hydroxymethyltransferase has product MSVHSEIKKVTTETLRKMKFDKEKITMLTAYDFTTAKMVDAGGIDAVLIGDSAANVMAGFETTLPITLDQMIYHAQSVVRGTDRALVVADLPFGTYQSNPEKALESAVRMMKEGGAHAVKIEGGKEISKSIKKIINAGIPVMGHLGLTPQSIYKFGTYKVRAKDEAEAEKLIADAQLLEELGCFAVVLEKIPADLAKKVTESITIPTIGIGAGADCDGQVLVYHDMVGMNKGFSPKFLRRYLDLYTEITGAVAQYVKDVKNVEFPNENESY; this is encoded by the coding sequence ATGTCTGTTCACTCTGAAATTAAAAAAGTTACGACTGAAACCTTGCGAAAAATGAAATTCGACAAGGAGAAAATAACAATGCTTACCGCATACGATTTTACTACGGCTAAAATGGTAGACGCAGGCGGAATTGATGCAGTTTTGATCGGAGATTCTGCAGCGAACGTAATGGCCGGTTTTGAAACAACGCTGCCTATTACGCTGGATCAGATGATCTACCATGCCCAAAGCGTGGTAAGAGGAACCGACAGGGCTCTTGTTGTAGCGGATCTTCCTTTCGGAACTTACCAGAGTAATCCTGAAAAAGCATTGGAGTCTGCAGTAAGAATGATGAAAGAAGGAGGAGCTCACGCTGTAAAAATTGAAGGCGGAAAAGAGATCTCAAAATCTATTAAGAAAATCATCAATGCCGGAATTCCTGTTATGGGACATCTAGGATTGACGCCACAGTCGATCTATAAATTCGGAACGTATAAAGTAAGAGCAAAAGATGAAGCTGAAGCCGAGAAATTAATTGCTGATGCACAGCTTTTGGAAGAACTGGGTTGTTTTGCCGTAGTTTTAGAAAAAATTCCTGCTGATCTGGCTAAAAAAGTAACCGAAAGCATCACTATTCCTACCATTGGAATCGGAGCTGGTGCTGATTGTGACGGACAGGTTCTTGTCTATCATGATATGGTTGGAATGAATAAAGGGTTCAGTCCAAAATTTTTGAGAAGATATCTTGATCTTTATACGGAAATTACGGGGGCAGTTGCCCAGTACGTAAAAGATGTGAAAAATGTTGAATTTCCTAATGAAAATGAAAGCTACTAA
- a CDS encoding Crp/Fnr family transcriptional regulator: MSQEQQIAIEERFARVFNDKSFKERLSSTDFEKYINGKKRLSFQKHDTIFEDGETPKGVFVLEKGAAKLSKSGAFGKDQILRFIKEGDIIGYRSLLCGENFQAKAEAMTDIECIFLPADIFMYLLEVDPQLSFAMLQKISYELGESSNTITFLAQKTVRERLAEILILLEQKLGVDPEGFIKISLTREEIANIIGTATESAIRLISEFKQDSLIEVDGRNIKILNHDKLMKLGHVVL; encoded by the coding sequence ATGTCGCAGGAACAACAGATTGCAATTGAAGAGAGGTTCGCCAGAGTTTTTAATGATAAATCATTTAAGGAAAGACTTTCTAGCACTGATTTTGAAAAGTATATTAACGGCAAAAAAAGATTGAGTTTTCAGAAGCACGACACCATTTTTGAAGATGGTGAAACGCCAAAGGGAGTATTCGTTTTAGAAAAAGGAGCCGCTAAACTTTCAAAGTCCGGAGCTTTTGGAAAAGACCAGATCTTAAGATTTATAAAAGAGGGGGACATCATCGGCTATCGTTCATTGCTTTGCGGGGAAAATTTCCAGGCAAAGGCAGAAGCTATGACAGACATTGAATGTATTTTCTTACCGGCAGATATTTTCATGTATCTTCTGGAAGTAGATCCGCAGCTTTCTTTCGCAATGCTTCAGAAAATCTCCTATGAATTGGGAGAGTCATCCAACACCATTACATTCCTTGCCCAGAAAACAGTAAGAGAAAGACTGGCAGAAATTCTTATCTTGCTGGAGCAGAAATTGGGGGTAGATCCTGAAGGCTTTATCAAAATTTCGCTCACCAGAGAAGAAATTGCCAACATCATCGGGACTGCCACAGAAAGCGCCATCCGCTTAATTTCCGAATTCAAACAGGACAGTCTGATAGAAGTAGACGGAAGAAATATCAAAATTCTCAACCACGATAAACTGATGAAACTAGGTCACGTAGTTTTATAA
- a CDS encoding heavy metal translocating P-type ATPase metal-binding domain-containing protein, which yields MSENCFHCGQGIEKERILFDEKTFCCNGCKSVYEILNINNLANFYELNKRAGIRPNDESSSQFEYLDTPEIFEKVTDFSEGNTSLVTFKIPVIHCSSCIWLLESLHTLNEDIKYSQVNFTRKTLQVSFNHNNLKLSELAKFLNNLGYKPVINLETADKNVDHLDKSLLVKLAIAGFAFGNGMFLAFPEYIGGEDFWMQQYKGLFRSLTFLLAIPVVFYSASDYYKSAWYGLKNKIVNIDVPIVLGIFVLFGRSAYEVISGYGPGYFDTLCGLLFFMLLGKIFQKRTYSALSYDRDYKSFYPIAVTKVDFNGKQQNILLSEIKVGDRILVRNQELIPVDAILINGEGNIDNSFITGESESISKQPGDKIFAGGKQIGSSLELEVIKNVDQSYLTQLWNKEAFKKYETGLDTLTNNISKYFTFIILGITLISGIYWSTIDMGKMFQVVSAILIIACPCALALSAPFTFGHIMRILGRNKFYVKDTLTIEKIAKIDTLVFDKTGTITHRKKTNIKYDGVEISEFDLLNIKTLLKNSNHPLSKSLYDFIEVNDDYYSVENFEEISGKGYEAHIRGNIYRIGSAKYNNQESKNLETAVYVSKNGEFLGKFIFKNEYRDHLKNLFKVLTSYKIFILSGDNSSEETQLKDIIPNCQAMAFNQSPEDKLNYIKELQDKNFKVAMLGDGLNDAGALKQSNVGIAISDDTNSFTPSSDVIMNGDKVVDLDKYLNVCKGSITIVKMTFIISFLYNIVGLSYAVTGHMDPLFAAIIMPISSITVVTFTTISTWILGRKYFKKAA from the coding sequence GTGAGCGAGAACTGTTTTCATTGTGGTCAAGGGATAGAAAAAGAGAGAATTTTGTTTGATGAAAAGACTTTCTGTTGCAACGGATGTAAATCTGTTTACGAAATTCTGAATATCAATAATTTAGCTAATTTTTACGAACTTAATAAAAGAGCCGGAATCCGTCCTAATGATGAGAGCTCTTCACAGTTTGAATACCTTGACACTCCGGAAATCTTTGAAAAGGTAACTGATTTCTCTGAAGGAAACACCAGTCTCGTTACTTTCAAAATCCCTGTAATCCACTGTTCTTCATGTATCTGGCTACTGGAAAGCCTTCATACCCTTAACGAGGATATTAAATATTCTCAGGTGAACTTCACCAGAAAGACCCTACAGGTTTCATTTAATCATAACAATCTAAAATTAAGCGAACTAGCTAAATTTTTAAATAACCTGGGATATAAACCGGTGATCAATCTGGAAACAGCGGATAAAAACGTTGATCACCTGGACAAATCACTGCTTGTTAAACTGGCTATTGCCGGCTTTGCGTTTGGTAACGGAATGTTCCTGGCATTTCCTGAATACATTGGTGGAGAAGATTTTTGGATGCAGCAATACAAAGGGCTTTTCAGAAGCTTAACTTTCCTACTTGCTATTCCTGTAGTTTTTTATTCTGCTTCAGATTATTACAAATCCGCATGGTACGGACTGAAAAACAAGATTGTCAATATCGACGTGCCTATTGTTTTAGGTATTTTTGTCCTTTTCGGAAGAAGTGCCTATGAGGTAATAAGCGGTTACGGACCCGGCTATTTTGATACATTATGCGGACTTTTATTCTTCATGCTATTAGGTAAGATTTTCCAGAAGAGAACTTACAGCGCACTTTCCTATGACCGTGATTACAAATCATTTTACCCTATTGCCGTTACTAAAGTTGATTTCAATGGAAAACAACAGAACATTTTACTTTCCGAAATCAAAGTAGGAGACCGGATTTTAGTAAGAAACCAGGAATTAATTCCTGTAGATGCCATTTTAATTAATGGGGAGGGTAATATTGACAACAGCTTCATTACCGGAGAAAGTGAGAGCATCAGTAAACAACCGGGCGATAAGATTTTTGCCGGCGGAAAGCAAATCGGTTCTTCTCTTGAACTTGAGGTGATCAAAAATGTAGATCAAAGCTATTTAACCCAACTATGGAACAAAGAAGCATTTAAGAAGTATGAAACCGGTCTGGATACGCTGACCAATAACATCAGTAAATACTTCACTTTCATTATTTTAGGCATCACATTGATTTCCGGGATTTATTGGTCCACCATTGATATGGGAAAAATGTTCCAGGTTGTTTCTGCTATTCTGATCATTGCATGTCCTTGTGCGCTCGCTCTTTCAGCACCCTTTACATTTGGACATATTATGAGAATCCTCGGGAGAAATAAATTTTATGTAAAAGACACCCTGACGATTGAAAAAATAGCAAAGATTGACACTCTAGTATTTGACAAAACGGGGACCATTACCCACAGAAAGAAAACCAATATCAAATATGACGGTGTGGAGATTTCAGAATTTGATTTACTCAATATCAAAACATTACTGAAAAATTCTAACCACCCTCTTTCAAAATCTCTATATGATTTTATCGAGGTAAACGACGATTATTATTCCGTAGAAAATTTTGAGGAAATTTCAGGAAAAGGTTACGAAGCTCACATTAGAGGAAACATCTACAGGATAGGATCTGCAAAATACAACAATCAGGAATCTAAAAACCTGGAAACCGCAGTTTATGTAAGCAAAAATGGAGAATTCCTCGGAAAATTCATTTTCAAAAACGAATACAGAGATCATCTTAAAAATTTATTCAAGGTTCTCACCAGCTATAAGATCTTCATTCTTAGTGGAGACAACTCTTCTGAAGAAACCCAACTAAAAGACATTATTCCGAACTGTCAGGCTATGGCATTCAATCAAAGTCCGGAAGACAAGCTGAATTACATTAAGGAATTACAGGATAAAAACTTTAAAGTAGCCATGCTGGGAGATGGTTTAAATGATGCAGGAGCATTAAAACAAAGTAATGTTGGAATTGCCATTTCAGATGACACCAACAGCTTCACTCCTTCTTCAGATGTGATCATGAACGGTGACAAAGTAGTGGATCTTGATAAGTATCTGAACGTATGCAAAGGCTCGATCACTATTGTGAAAATGACATTCATAATCAGCTTTCTATACAACATCGTTGGTTTAAGCTATGCAGTGACAGGTCATATGGATCCACTCTTCGCAGCGATAATCATGCCAATAAGTTCGATCACGGTAGTTACCTTCACTACAATTTCAACCTGGATCCTGGGTAGAAAATACTTCAAAAAAGCGGCGTAG
- the ccoS gene encoding cbb3-type cytochrome oxidase assembly protein CcoS: MDILYLMILCSASLAAVFLIIFIVNARKGQFEDDESPAVRILFDSGEIKEKEKKGNKKDEEKIGENNKIEEKSE, from the coding sequence ATGGATATTCTATATTTAATGATCTTATGCAGCGCTTCTTTGGCTGCAGTTTTCTTGATTATTTTTATAGTCAACGCTAGAAAAGGGCAGTTTGAAGATGATGAATCTCCAGCTGTTAGAATCCTCTTTGACTCCGGTGAAATAAAGGAAAAAGAGAAAAAAGGCAACAAAAAAGACGAGGAGAAAATAGGAGAAAATAATAAAATTGAAGAAAAAAGTGAATAG
- the ccoN gene encoding cytochrome-c oxidase, cbb3-type subunit I, with product METQKFSYDNSIVRAFLYATIVFGFIGFLFGLTAALMLFYPELPEFLFGTDDTTIQSLKSGNIQGLINTHGAFGFGRIRMLHTNTVIFAFVCNIVYTGVYYSLQRLLKTRMYSDTLSWLHFWTWQFMIVATFITFFMGINTSKEYAEHEWPIDILIAFSWIIFGANMFLTIAKRRVRHLYVAIWFYIGTWIAVAMLHIFNNLEVPLSFAGWKSYSAYAGVKDAIVQWWYGHNAVAFILTTPVLGLMYYFLPKAADRPVFSYKLSIIHFWSLIFVYIWAGPHHLQYTALPAWVQAVSTGFSIMLIAPSWGGMLNGLLTLRGAWDKVRENPILKFFVVAVTCYGMATFEGPLLATKNINKIGHFTDWVIGHVHLGALGWNGFMAFGVIYYLVPIMWRTKIWSVKLANWHFWLGTLGIIFYAVPMYISGFTQGLMWKQFNPDGTLMYKNWLDTVTAIIPYFKMRFLGGFFYISGATLMIINVIATVRKGSFQKEVPAEAPALANIGKKRKEGEGTHLWLERMPVLLGILSFITISIGSVIEIVPTLSLDKSVPTISAVKPYSPLELEGRDLYIREGCNACHSQMIRPFRDEITRFNGKNGQYSKAGEFIYDRPFLWGSKRTGPDLHREGGKNPSSWHYKHMYNPRSTSAGSIMPRYPWLIATNLDRTKMVDKMKLMKNAFDVPYSKAEIDSANTWADNQAKKIVKDIFSEANDLKVAYAKKPQGELEKKEIVALISYLQRLGTDIKTTEIKTASTN from the coding sequence ATGGAGACACAAAAGTTTAGTTATGACAACAGTATTGTTCGGGCATTCCTTTATGCGACCATAGTTTTTGGTTTTATAGGATTTTTGTTCGGACTTACAGCGGCATTAATGCTTTTCTACCCTGAGCTTCCTGAATTTTTATTTGGTACAGATGATACTACCATTCAGAGTTTAAAAAGTGGTAATATTCAAGGGCTGATAAATACTCATGGTGCATTTGGTTTTGGTAGAATCAGAATGTTGCACACCAATACCGTAATCTTTGCATTTGTATGTAACATTGTATATACCGGTGTTTATTACTCATTACAAAGATTATTAAAAACAAGAATGTACAGTGATACATTATCATGGTTACATTTCTGGACTTGGCAGTTTATGATTGTTGCTACGTTCATTACTTTCTTTATGGGGATCAATACCTCAAAAGAATATGCTGAGCACGAGTGGCCAATCGATATATTAATTGCATTCTCGTGGATCATTTTCGGGGCCAACATGTTCCTTACTATTGCTAAGAGAAGAGTAAGACACCTTTATGTAGCTATCTGGTTCTATATTGGTACTTGGATCGCTGTAGCAATGCTTCACATTTTCAACAATTTAGAAGTTCCGTTATCTTTTGCAGGATGGAAATCCTATTCAGCATACGCCGGAGTAAAAGATGCTATCGTACAGTGGTGGTACGGCCACAACGCTGTAGCGTTCATCCTGACGACACCGGTTTTAGGTTTGATGTATTATTTCTTACCAAAAGCTGCAGACAGACCGGTTTTCTCATATAAATTGTCTATTATTCACTTCTGGTCACTAATTTTTGTATACATCTGGGCTGGTCCTCACCACCTTCAGTATACGGCACTTCCAGCGTGGGTTCAGGCAGTATCTACAGGTTTCTCTATTATGCTTATCGCCCCTTCATGGGGAGGAATGCTGAATGGTCTTTTAACTTTAAGAGGAGCATGGGATAAAGTAAGAGAAAATCCTATTCTAAAATTCTTCGTGGTAGCTGTTACTTGTTATGGTATGGCAACATTCGAAGGACCGCTTTTAGCAACTAAAAACATCAACAAAATTGGTCACTTTACAGACTGGGTTATCGGTCACGTTCACTTAGGAGCTCTTGGATGGAATGGTTTCATGGCATTCGGGGTTATCTATTACCTTGTACCTATCATGTGGAGAACAAAAATATGGTCTGTAAAATTAGCTAACTGGCATTTCTGGTTAGGTACTTTAGGAATTATTTTCTATGCAGTTCCAATGTATATTTCAGGATTCACACAAGGTCTAATGTGGAAGCAGTTCAACCCGGACGGTACTTTGATGTACAAAAACTGGCTTGATACGGTAACTGCGATTATTCCTTACTTCAAAATGAGATTCTTAGGAGGATTCTTCTATATTTCCGGAGCAACTTTAATGATCATTAACGTTATTGCTACGGTAAGAAAAGGATCTTTCCAAAAAGAAGTTCCGGCAGAAGCCCCTGCTCTTGCTAATATTGGTAAAAAACGTAAAGAGGGAGAGGGAACTCACCTTTGGTTAGAAAGAATGCCTGTATTATTAGGTATCCTATCTTTCATCACTATATCTATAGGAAGTGTTATTGAAATTGTACCTACTTTGTCTCTAGACAAGAGTGTACCTACGATTTCAGCAGTAAAACCTTATTCTCCATTGGAGCTGGAAGGTAGAGATCTTTATATCCGTGAAGGATGTAACGCTTGCCACTCTCAGATGATCAGACCTTTCAGGGATGAAATCACGAGATTTAACGGTAAAAACGGACAATATTCTAAAGCGGGAGAGTTTATCTATGACAGACCATTCTTATGGGGATCTAAGAGAACAGGACCGGATTTACATAGAGAAGGAGGTAAAAACCCAAGTTCTTGGCATTACAAACACATGTACAACCCAAGATCTACCTCTGCGGGTTCTATCATGCCTCGTTACCCTTGGTTAATTGCTACCAACTTAGATAGAACTAAAATGGTTGACAAAATGAAGCTGATGAAGAATGCATTTGACGTTCCTTACAGTAAAGCTGAAATAGACTCTGCCAATACATGGGCAGACAACCAGGCAAAGAAAATCGTGAAAGATATCTTCTCTGAAGCTAATGACCTTAAGGTAGCTTATGCTAAGAAACCTCAGGGAGAATTGGAGAAAAAAGAGATTGTAGCTCTTATCTCTTATCTTCAGAGACTAGGTACAGATATCAAGACTACAGAAATAAAAACAGCAAGTACTAACTAA
- a CDS encoding cbb3-type cytochrome c oxidase subunit 3, whose amino-acid sequence MIPQNFKDILSNTENAGLYQTLALIFFMMFFVALIIYVFSRPKKYYKEEEEAPLGDDEDDFNLKN is encoded by the coding sequence ATGATTCCTCAGAACTTTAAAGATATATTATCCAATACCGAAAACGCAGGCTTGTATCAAACATTGGCGCTGATATTCTTTATGATGTTCTTCGTAGCCCTAATAATATATGTATTTAGCAGGCCTAAAAAATATTATAAGGAAGAAGAAGAGGCACCTCTGGGAGATGATGAAGACGACTTTAATTTAAAAAATTAA
- a CDS encoding cbb3-type cytochrome c oxidase N-terminal domain-containing protein, with protein MKQRTPVVVNILIITGLLIVFYYLFVQSYSFLASPYFWGTVVISAILAYIHSAIGDLIENNKFKKLSPEEKAAYLAEKKIPFLKRMYDSAFKKQSATEEKDILIDHGFDGIMELDNQLPKWWVGLFYFGTAFCIIYIAAFAFTDFAHPLNEYEQEYKEQMASIADYEKNQPPVTIETAKYSADNIAEGKELFKTNCASCHKEDGSGGIGPNLTDNFWINQPEKTLFKNVFHMDWNGSPTNPAMRAFGKNGEVSGAEIEKIAAYVYHINQEQAPVTPAQGGAAPQGTEAHWEKE; from the coding sequence ATGAAACAAAGAACACCTGTTGTTGTAAACATCTTAATAATAACTGGACTTCTAATAGTTTTTTATTATTTGTTTGTACAGAGCTACTCGTTCCTAGCTTCACCATACTTCTGGGGAACTGTTGTGATCAGTGCTATTTTAGCCTATATCCACAGTGCTATTGGAGATTTAATTGAGAACAATAAATTCAAAAAATTATCTCCGGAAGAAAAAGCAGCTTATTTAGCGGAAAAGAAAATTCCTTTCCTAAAAAGAATGTACGACAGTGCATTCAAAAAACAGTCTGCTACAGAAGAAAAAGATATTCTTATTGATCATGGTTTCGATGGGATTATGGAATTAGATAATCAACTTCCAAAATGGTGGGTAGGATTATTCTATTTTGGGACTGCTTTTTGTATTATATACATTGCAGCGTTTGCTTTCACAGATTTTGCACATCCATTAAATGAATATGAGCAGGAATATAAAGAGCAGATGGCGAGTATTGCAGATTATGAAAAGAACCAGCCTCCTGTAACCATTGAAACAGCAAAATACTCTGCAGACAATATCGCAGAAGGTAAAGAGTTATTCAAAACCAACTGTGCATCTTGTCACAAAGAAGACGGAAGTGGTGGTATCGGTCCAAACCTTACGGATAACTTCTGGATCAACCAGCCTGAGAAAACTCTGTTTAAAAATGTTTTCCACATGGACTGGAACGGTTCTCCTACCAACCCTGCGATGAGAGCATTTGGTAAAAACGGTGAAGTTTCCGGTGCAGAGATCGAAAAGATTGCAGCTTATGTATATCATATCAATCAGGAACAAGCACCAGTAACACCGGCTCAGGGAGGAGCTGCTCCTCAAGGAACTGAAGCACATTGGGAAAAAGAATAA